From a region of the Eretmochelys imbricata isolate rEreImb1 chromosome 6, rEreImb1.hap1, whole genome shotgun sequence genome:
- the THBS1 gene encoding thrombospondin-1 translates to MELSGGLFLLLMFGVCGANQIPESGGDDNSVFDLFELIGFTRKGAGRRATGVHLVKGPEPSSPAYRIEDASRIPAVPDDKFQDLLDAIYAEKGFILLATLRQAKKSRGTLLAVERKDSSGHIFNLVSNGKAGTLDLSLSGDGKQQVVSVEDALLATGHWKNITLFVQEDRAQLYVGCEKMENAELDIPIQNIFTRDLASSAKLRIAKGGVNDNFQGVLQNVRFVFGTTLEAILRNKGCSSSTSAIITLDNPINGSSPAIRTNYIGHKTKDIQAICGFSCDELTNMFVEMQGLRSMVTTLQDRVRKVTEENELIAKVVQITPGVCIHNGILHKNKEEWTIDSCTECTCQNSATICRKVSCPLMPCSNATVPDGECCPRCWPSDYAEDGWSPWSEWTSCSVTCGNGIQQRGRSCDSLNNRCEGSSVQTRTCHIQECDKRFKQDGGWSHWSPWSSCSVTCGTGMITRIRLCNSPVPQMNGKPCEGEARETKSCQKDPCPINGNWGPWSPWDVCTVTCGGGIQKRGRLCNDPEPQYGGKDCIGDATGTQVCNKQDCPIDGCLSNPCFAGTTCTSSPDGSWKCGACPTGYHGNGVQCKDIDECQEVPDTCFVLNGVHRCENTEPGYNCLPCPPRFTGTQPFGRGIEDATANKQVCKPRNPCTDGTHDCNKNAKCNYLGHFSDPMYRCECKPGYAGNGIICGEDTDLDGWPNENLVCVANATYHCKKDNCPNLPNSGQEDYDKDGIGDACDNDDDNDNIPDDRDNCAFIYNPQQYDYDRDDVGDRCDNCPYNHNPDQIDTDNNGEGDACAVDIDGDGILNERDNCQYVYNVDQRDTDLDGVGDQCDNCPMEHNPDQEDSDSDRIGDKCDNNQDIDEDGHQNNLDNCPYVPNANQADHDKDGKGDACDHDDDNDGIPDDKDNCRLVANPDQTDSDGDGRGDACKDDFDQDNVPDIDDICPENVDISETDFRRFQMVPLDPKGTSQNDPNWVVRHQGKELVQTVNCDPGLAVGFDEFNAVDFSGTFFINTERDDDYAGFVFGYQSSSRFYVVMWKQITQSYWDSTPTKAQGYSGLSIKVVNSTTGPGEHLRNALWHTGNTAGQVRTLWHDPRHVGWKDFTAYRWRLSHRPKTGYIRVVMYEGKKIMADSGPIYDKTYAGGRLGLFVFSQEMVFFSDLKYECRDP, encoded by the exons ATGGAGCTATCGGGCGGACTTTTCCTCCTCCTAATGTTTGGTGTCTGCGGAGCAAACCAGATCCCAG AGTCTGGGGGCGATGATAACAGTGTGTTTGATCTCTTCGAACTCATCGGCTTCACTCGCAAGGGGGCCGGACGTCGGGCAACTGGGGTGCACTTGGTGAAGGGACCTGAGCCCTCCAGCCCTGCTTACCGCATTGAGGATGCCAGCCGCATCCCAGCCGTGCCTGATGACAAGTTCCAAGATTTGCTGGATGCCATCTATGCTGAGAAGGGCTTCATCTTGTTGGCTACCCTCCGGCAGGCCAAAAAGAGCCGGGGCACCCTGCTGGCCGTGGAGCGCAAGGACAGCTCTGGCCATATCTTCAACCTGGTGTCTAACGGCAAGGCAGGCACCCTAGACCTGAGCCTGTCTGGTGATGGCAAGCAGCAGGTGGTGTCAGTGGAGGATGCCCTGCTGGCCACTGGGCACTGGAAGAATATCACCCTGTTCGTGCAGGAGGACCGGGCCCAGCTGTACGTAGGGTGTGAGAAAATGGAGAATGCTGAACTGGACATCCCTATCCAAAACATCTTCACCAGGGACCTGGCCAGCAGTGCCAAGCTCCGCATCGCCAAGGGTGGTGTCAATGACAACTTCCAG GGAGTGCTGCAGAATGTGCGGTTTGTCTTTGGAACAACCCTGGAGGCCATCCTAAGGAACAAAGGTTGCTCCAGCT CCACTAGTGCGATCATTACATTGGACAATCCCATCAATGGCTCCAGTCCAGCTATCCGTACTAATTACATTGGCCACAAAACAAAGGATATCCAGGCAATCTGTGGCTTCTCCTGTGATGAACTTACAAATATGTTTGTGGAAATGCAAGGATTGCGGTCCATGGTTACAACACTTCAAGACAGAGTGCGTAAAGTG ACTGAAGAAAATGAATTGATTGCCAAAGTAGTGCAGATCACTCCTGGTGTGTGCATTCATAATGGAATTCTGCACAAAAATAAAGAAGAGTGGACTATTGACAGCTGCACTGAATGTACTTGCCAG AATTCTGCCACTATATGCAGGAAAGTGTCTTGCCCTCTCATGCCTTGTTCTAATGCCACTGTTCCTGATGGGGAGTGCTGCCCACGATGCTGGC CCAGTGACTATGCAGAAGATGGCTGGTCCCCTTGGTCTGAGTGGACTTCATGCTCTGTGACCTGTGGGAATGGGATTCAGCAGAGAGGCCGCTCTTGTGATAGTCTCAATAATCGCTGTGAAGGTTCCTCTGTGCAGACTCGCACCTGCCACATTCAGGAGTGTGATAAGAGGT TCAAACAGGATGGTGGTTGGAGCCACTGGTCGCCATGGTCATCATGTTCTGTTACCTGTGGCACTGGCATGATCACTAGAATCCGTCTTTGCAACTCTCCAGTCCCACAGATGAATGGCAAACCGTGTGAGGGTGAGGCAAGAGAAACCAAATCATGCCAGAAAGATCCTTGCCCAA TAAATGGAAACTGGGGACCCTGGTCTCCATGGGATGTATGTACAGTCACATGCGGAGGAGGCATTCAAAAACGTGGACGTCTCTGCAATGACCCTGAGCCTCAGTATGGTGGGAAGGACTGCATAGGTGATGCCACCGGGACCCAGGTCTGCAACAAGCAGGACTGTCCAATTG ATGGATGCCTATCTAATCCCTGCTTTGCGGGAACGACCTGTACCAGCTCCCCTGATGGTTCCTGGAAGTGTGGTGCCTGCCCTACTGGTTACCATGGCAATGGTGTTCAATGCAAAGATATTGATGAG TGTCAAGAGGTTCCTGATACCTGCTTTGTCCTCAATGGCGTGCACAGGTGTGAGAACACTGAACCTGGATACAACTGCTTGCCTTGCCCACCACGTTTCACTGGAACACAGCCTTTTGGTCGGGGTATTGAGGATGCCACAGCTAACAAGCAG GTCTGCAAACCACGTAATCCATGCACAGATGGAACTCATGATTGCAACAAGAATGCCAAGTGCAATTACCTTGGCCACTTCAGTGACCCCATGTACCGCTGTGAGTGTAAACCAGGCTATGCTGGCAATGGCATAATCTGTGGAGAAGATACTGATTTAGATGGATGGCCAAATGAGAACCTTGTCTGCGTTGCCAATGCCACTTATCACTGCAAAAAA GATAACTGTCCCAATCTTCCCAACTCTGGGCAGGAAGACTATGATAAGGATGGAATTGGTGATGCATgcgataatgatgatgataatgataacATTCCAGATGACAGG GACAACTGTGCATTCATTTACAACCCACAGCAGTATGACTATGATAGGGATGATGTTGGTGACCGCTGTGATAACTGCCCCTACAATCACAACCCTGATCAGATTGACACTGATAACAATGGAGAAGGAGATGCATGTGCTGTGGATATTGATGGAGATG GCATTCTTAATGAAAGGGACAACTGCCAATATGTCTACAACGTAGACCAGAGGGATACAGATTTGGATGGTGTTGGGGATCAGTGTGACAACTGCCCTATGGAACACAATCCAGACCAG GAGGATTCTGACTCTGACCGCATAGGTGATAAATGTGATAACAATCAGGACATAGATGAAGATGGCCATCAAAATAACCTAGATAACTGCCCCTATGTGCCCAATGCTAATCAAGCTGACCACGACAAGGATGGCAAAGGTGATGCCTGTGACCATGATGACGACAATGATGGTATCCCTGATGACAAAGATAACTGCAGACTGGTTGCCAACCCAGACCAGACTGACTCTGATG GTGATGGACGTGGAGATGCTTGCAAAGATGACTTTGACCAAGACAATGTGCCAGACATTGATGACATCTGCCCTGAGAATGTTGACATCAGTGAGACAGACTTCCGTCGATTTCAGATGGTTCCCCTGGATCCTAAGGGAACATCGCAAAATGATCCTAACTGGGTGGTTCGTCACCAGGGTAAAGAGCTGGTTCAGACTGTCAATTGTGATCCTGGACTTGCAGTGG GATTTGATGAATTCAATGCTGTGGACTTCAGTGGCACATTCTTCATCAATACAGAAAGGGATGATGACTATGCTGGCTTTGTATTTGGTTATCAGTCTAGCAGCCGTTTCTATGTAGTCATGTGGAAGCAGATCACCCAGTCCTATTGGGACTCAACACCAACCAAAGCTCAGGGATACTCAGGTCTTTCTATCAAAGTTGTGAACTCTACCACAGGTCCTGGAGAGCACCTTCGAAATGCTCTGTGGCACACAGGAAACACCGCTGGGCAG GTGCGGACCTTGTGGCATGATCCTCGTCACGTAGGTTGGAAAGATTTTACTGCCTACAGATGGCGTCTTAGCCACAGACCAAAGACTGGCTACATTAG AGTTGTAATGTATGAAGGGAAGAAAATCATGGCTGATTCAGGACCAATCTATGATAAAACTTATGCTGGTGGTCGGTTAGGATTATTTGTCTTCTCTCAAGAAATGGTGTTCTTCTCAGATCTTAAATATGAATGCAGAG ATCCATAA